A region of Rhizobium grahamii DNA encodes the following proteins:
- a CDS encoding M16 family metallopeptidase: MTVECTRLKSGLTVVTQTMQHLESVALGVWIKSGSRNETEDEHGIAHLLEHMAFKGTARRTAREIAEEIEDVGGEVNAATSTETTSYYARVLKDHVPLAVDILADILTESAFEEEELEREKQVILQEINAANDTPDDVVFDKFSETAYRDQTLGRPILGTPETVLSFSPQQIRAYLSRNYTTDRMFVVATGAVQHDEFVRMVEDRFASLPTAPSATPVMEPAKYIGGNIRETRDLMDAQILLGFEGKAYHARDFYCSQILANILGGGMSSRLFQEVREIRGLCYSIYAFHWGFSDTGIFGIHAATGGENLPELVPVIVDELHKSAATIEQKEIERARAQIRAQLLMGQESPAARAGQIARQMMLYGRPISNPEMMERLEGITVERLTDLAGRLFFDTVPTLSAIGPLEHLAPMEDIAASLSSPAPHGKQALV, from the coding sequence ATGACAGTTGAGTGCACCCGGCTCAAATCCGGGCTGACAGTAGTCACACAGACCATGCAGCATCTTGAAAGTGTTGCGCTCGGAGTCTGGATCAAATCGGGGTCGCGCAACGAGACGGAAGACGAGCATGGCATCGCCCACCTGCTCGAACACATGGCTTTCAAGGGTACGGCACGCCGCACGGCACGGGAGATCGCCGAGGAAATCGAGGACGTCGGCGGCGAAGTGAACGCCGCGACGTCGACCGAGACGACGTCCTACTATGCCCGCGTTCTGAAGGATCACGTGCCGCTGGCCGTCGATATCCTGGCAGACATCCTGACGGAGTCAGCGTTCGAGGAGGAAGAACTCGAGCGCGAAAAGCAGGTCATCCTGCAGGAAATCAACGCCGCGAACGACACGCCCGACGATGTCGTCTTCGACAAGTTTTCCGAGACGGCCTATCGCGACCAGACGCTCGGGCGGCCTATCCTCGGCACGCCGGAAACCGTTCTTTCCTTCTCGCCGCAGCAGATTCGCGCCTATCTCAGCCGCAACTACACCACGGACCGGATGTTCGTTGTCGCGACCGGCGCCGTCCAGCACGACGAGTTCGTTCGCATGGTCGAAGATCGCTTCGCGAGCCTTCCGACCGCTCCATCGGCAACACCCGTCATGGAGCCGGCGAAGTACATCGGCGGCAACATCCGCGAAACGCGCGATCTGATGGACGCGCAGATCCTGCTCGGCTTCGAGGGCAAGGCCTATCACGCCCGCGACTTCTACTGTTCGCAGATTCTCGCGAACATCCTCGGCGGCGGCATGTCATCGCGGCTGTTCCAGGAAGTGCGCGAGATTCGCGGCCTCTGCTACTCGATCTATGCCTTTCACTGGGGCTTTTCCGACACCGGCATATTCGGCATTCATGCCGCCACCGGCGGCGAAAACCTGCCCGAGCTCGTTCCTGTTATCGTCGATGAACTGCACAAGTCGGCAGCGACGATCGAGCAGAAGGAAATCGAACGCGCCCGCGCCCAGATCCGCGCGCAGCTGCTGATGGGCCAGGAAAGCCCGGCTGCCCGCGCCGGCCAGATCGCACGCCAGATGATGCTCTACGGTCGCCCGATCTCCAATCCGGAGATGATGGAGCGCCTGGAAGGCATCACGGTCGAGCGGCTGACGGACCTTGCCGGACGGCTGTTCTTCGACACCGTGCCAACGCTGTCAGCCATCGGGCCACTGGAGCATCTTGCCCCTATGGAAGACATCGCCGCGTCGCTTTCCTCGCCCGCCCCGCACGGCAAGCAGGCTCTCGTCTGA
- the thrC gene encoding threonine synthase — MDYISTRGEAPSLGFCDALLTGLARDGGLYVPRKWPHFSKKEIRALRGKSYQDIAFAILSPFTNGEIPDDTFRTMIDEAYGTFRHPAIAPLVQTGPNSFVMELFHGTTLAFKDVAMQLLARLMDYALEKRGERATIVGATSGDTGGAAIDAFAGRERTDIFILFPHGKVSPVQQRQMTTSTASNVHALAVEGNFDDCQNLVKAMFNDAPFRDRVRLSGVNSINWARIMAQIVYYFTTAIALGGPDRKISFTVPTGNFGDIFAGYCAKRMGLPIGKLVVATNENDILERTLRTGRYEMKAVKATTSPSMDIQISSNFERLLFEAYDRDASKVRAAMDSLKQSSGFEISKDALAFIKKDFRAGRASEKQVAQTIKKTLAETGYLLDPHSAIGVFVAAKHEKPNTPMVTLATAHPAKFPAAVKSASGIDPALPTWLADLMHKEERFQIVKPELKAIETFIGEHARA, encoded by the coding sequence GTGGATTATATCTCGACCCGCGGCGAAGCCCCTTCCCTCGGTTTCTGCGATGCATTGCTGACGGGTCTGGCGCGCGATGGCGGCCTGTATGTGCCACGCAAATGGCCGCATTTCTCGAAGAAAGAGATCCGCGCGCTTCGCGGCAAGAGCTACCAGGATATCGCCTTCGCGATCCTGTCGCCCTTCACCAACGGCGAGATTCCCGACGACACCTTCCGCACGATGATCGATGAGGCCTACGGCACCTTCCGTCACCCGGCGATCGCCCCGCTCGTGCAGACCGGTCCTAACAGCTTCGTCATGGAGCTCTTCCACGGCACGACGCTGGCGTTCAAGGATGTCGCGATGCAGCTGCTCGCCCGCCTTATGGACTACGCGCTGGAAAAGCGCGGCGAACGCGCAACGATCGTTGGCGCAACCTCCGGCGACACCGGCGGCGCGGCTATCGATGCCTTTGCCGGCCGCGAACGCACCGACATCTTCATTCTCTTCCCGCATGGCAAGGTCTCGCCGGTGCAGCAGCGCCAGATGACGACCTCGACCGCTTCCAACGTCCACGCGCTTGCCGTCGAAGGCAACTTCGACGACTGCCAGAACCTCGTCAAAGCGATGTTCAACGACGCGCCGTTCCGCGATCGCGTCCGCCTCTCCGGCGTCAACTCGATCAACTGGGCGCGCATCATGGCGCAGATCGTCTACTACTTCACGACCGCGATCGCGCTCGGCGGGCCGGATCGCAAGATTTCGTTTACCGTGCCGACGGGCAATTTCGGCGACATCTTCGCCGGCTACTGCGCAAAGCGCATGGGCCTGCCGATCGGCAAGCTCGTCGTTGCCACCAACGAGAACGACATTCTCGAACGCACGCTGAGAACCGGCCGCTACGAGATGAAGGCCGTCAAGGCCACGACCTCGCCGTCCATGGACATCCAGATCTCCTCGAACTTCGAACGACTGTTGTTCGAAGCCTATGATCGCGATGCCTCGAAGGTTCGCGCGGCGATGGACAGCCTGAAGCAGTCGAGCGGTTTCGAGATCTCGAAGGACGCTCTCGCCTTTATCAAGAAGGACTTCCGCGCAGGCCGCGCAAGCGAGAAGCAGGTCGCCCAGACCATCAAGAAGACCCTTGCCGAAACCGGCTACCTGCTCGATCCGCATTCGGCGATCGGCGTTTTCGTTGCGGCAAAGCACGAGAAGCCGAATACACCTATGGTGACGCTTGCGACGGCGCATCCCGCCAAGTTCCCCGCCGCCGTAAAATCGGCCTCCGGTATTGACCCCGCGCTTCCGACGTGGCTTGCTGATCTGATGCACAAGGAGGAGCGCTTTCAGATCGTTAAGCCGGAGCTCAAAGCCATTGAAACCTTCATCGGCGAGCATGCCCGGGCCTAA
- a CDS encoding diacylglycerol/lipid kinase family protein, which yields MKIGIVLNAASGRGKAGLWPAVRRAFAARGDELDIRETTGSGDAERLGKALAGGADVVVAVGGDGTIGETLGGVLKSARPETPFSFIATGTGCDFARNFQALRDPEHVVEQLTSAGIRRIDAGLLTCDDGDGDTVRRHFANIASFGVSGRIVRAVNAARKGRSLPGSLVFFWHSVTQVLRYQPCEIRLRLDGEDVFEGAITTVVVANGAWFGGGMKVAPRADVADGVFDVVIIRAASRLKVLTLMNSIYSGAHVRNPLVSMHRARLVEAWPIGKSPALIDSDGEAPGQLPASFEVLPGAVSLRL from the coding sequence TTGAAAATCGGAATCGTTCTTAACGCTGCATCGGGACGTGGTAAGGCAGGCTTATGGCCCGCTGTGCGACGCGCTTTTGCTGCGCGAGGAGACGAGCTCGATATTCGCGAAACCACGGGGTCCGGAGATGCCGAGCGGCTCGGCAAGGCGCTCGCCGGGGGCGCCGATGTTGTGGTTGCCGTCGGCGGCGACGGGACGATCGGCGAAACGCTTGGCGGCGTGTTGAAATCGGCTCGCCCCGAGACGCCGTTCTCCTTCATCGCCACCGGAACGGGATGCGATTTCGCCCGCAATTTTCAGGCCTTGCGCGATCCCGAACATGTTGTGGAGCAGCTGACATCGGCGGGTATTCGCCGGATCGATGCCGGCCTGCTGACATGTGACGATGGCGACGGCGATACGGTCCGGCGGCATTTCGCCAATATCGCGAGCTTCGGCGTTTCCGGTCGCATCGTGCGTGCCGTCAACGCCGCTCGAAAGGGGCGGAGCCTGCCGGGTTCCCTGGTGTTCTTCTGGCACAGCGTGACACAGGTCCTTCGCTACCAGCCGTGCGAAATCCGCCTTCGGCTCGATGGCGAAGATGTCTTCGAGGGAGCGATCACGACGGTTGTGGTGGCGAATGGTGCCTGGTTTGGTGGCGGCATGAAGGTAGCGCCACGGGCAGATGTGGCTGACGGTGTCTTCGACGTCGTGATCATCAGGGCCGCATCACGCTTGAAGGTGCTGACGCTGATGAACAGCATCTACAGCGGCGCCCATGTCCGGAATCCGCTCGTCAGCATGCATCGGGCGCGCTTGGTCGAGGCATGGCCGATCGGCAAGTCGCCGGCGCTGATCGACAGCGATGGCGAAGCGCCGGGGCAGCTCCCGGCAAGCTTCGAGGTGCTGCCGGGCGCGGTATCTCTCAGGCTCTGA